TACGGCTGCTTGCGGGGCCGCTTCCGCTTCCCCTTCACCTCTTCCTCCCGCTCGTCCGCGCCGGTGACCCACTCGTAGTACCCGTCGGCGGGGAGCAGGCAGCGGCGGGCGGCGAAGGGGCGGCGGTACGCCGGCTTCTCATGCACGGTCTCCGCCCGGGCGTTGATCATCTTGACGCCCACGTCCGGCGACTTCGCCCACGACGGGACGAGTCCCCAGCGCAGGACGCGGAGCTGGCGGACAGGAGCGGGCCCCGCGTCTTTGACCGGGCGGTCGAGGACGGCGTAGACCTCCTTGGTCGGCGCCACGTTCCAGTCGGCGGGCAGGGCCTCGGCGGGCTCCCACCGCTCGATGTCGAACAGCCCGACCAGGTCTTCGGGCCGCCGGCTCGCCGCATACCTTCCGCACATGGGCCCCAAGAGTAGTGGCCGGGGACGACAGGGCGCCGGGGGAAGGGCAGAATAGCCCGCCACCGCCGGACACCGTCGCCCTTTCCGGACAAACGCCGGCTCAAACAGCGCCCGCCGCTAAGGTGTTCGCCACTTCATCAACTGCTGTCGCCGCGGATCGAGGAGCCATGCACTACTGCGTAACATGCCAGAGGCACCTCAACGGTGCGCTCATATGCCCGGGGTGCGGCGCGGCTGCCCCCTGGTCGGCGCCCCTCGCTCCGCCTGAACTCCCCGATCCGGCGGGGGAGTCCCCCGCCGGCGGCCGGATACCGGCCGATCCGCCCCTGGCCGACTACTCCCGCTACGGCCTGGGCGGCGAACCGCCGGGCGACGAACCCGGCGGCACCGACTCGCCCGCCGCGCACAACCCGACGGACGGCGACCCCACCACCGCGCACCCGGACGACCACACCCCGTACGGCCTGCCGCACCAGCCACCCAGCGCCTACGGCACACCGGGCGACCCCGCGGACGACGCCCATGACGGACCCGACGACAGCTACCGCGCCACCCCCTTCCCACCCACCGGCAACCATCCCGGGACCTACCACCCGGCGCGCCCTCAGCCGGGCGACGAACCCGGCGGCACCGACTCGCCCGCCGCGTACACCCCGACGGACGGCGACCCCACCACCGCGCACCCGGACGACCACACCCCGTACGGCCTGCCGCACCAGCCACCCAGCGCCTACGGCACACCGGGCGACCCCGCCGAGCCCTACCGCGCCGACCCGTATGCCGGTGACTACGCCGCTTACGGCGCGCTCGGCGCCACGGGCGCGAGCGACGGCGGTCCCCCGGCCGACGAGTACGCCGTTCGGCACGACCCGGCGGACCCGGACCCGACCGCCTACGCCCCGGCCGATCCGTATGCCGGTGAGTACGCCGACAGCTACCCGCCTCCGGGGGGCGACACCACATGGGGATACGGCCCGAGCGCCCCGAGCGCCCCGGACGGCCCGGACGGCCCCGCGACGGCCGCCATCGGGGCCTACGACTTCGCCGGGGACCCCGCCGGCGCCGTTGCCGAGGACCGTGACGGGAACGAGGCGGTCGCCACGCCCGGCAGCGGGAAACGGCACGCTCTCGTGCGCCGCACCGGGCGGCGCTACCTCGCCGCCACACTGCTCGGCGTCACTGTGCTCGGCCTCGGCGTCGCGGAGGTCGGCGACGTGGGGATGCCGGCCTTCGTCCCCTCGATCGACCCCGAGCGGGACACCGACGCGGCGGACTCCCCCGAGCCGTCCGGGGAGCCCGGGGACGGCGAGAACGGCGACAGCGGCGGTGACGGCGGCTCCGACGGGCCCATGCCGCTGCCGACCGCGCCCGGCGGCTCGGCGGAGGCGACCGGCGACGCCGAGGCCGACAAGGAGAACCCGGACGAGGACGAGGACGGGGACGGGGACGGGGAGCGCGGCGCGGACGAGGACGAGACTCAGCCCACTGTCGACGAGAGCGGCGCCATCGAGACGCCGCCCGGCGACGGCACGCCCTCCGCGACACCCACCGCGCCCACCCCCACCGAGAGCCCGTCCCCCACCCCGGGTGAGCCGACGCCCACGGAGCAGCCGTCCCCCTCCCCCACCGAGGACGAGGACGACTGCTTCCTCTGGTGGTGCTCCTGACCCGCCCGACCTACAGCGGCCACCGCCGCGCCCCGTACTGCGTCACCGTGACCAGCGCCCGCCCGTCCGGCGCGAGCGCCACCCCGCCGTCGGCCCGGCCGAACGGCATGTGCGCCAGGATCGCGCCCGTCGCCGCGTCCCAGACCGCGCCCCAGCCGTGGCTGCCGGGGAAGTACGCCCTGGGCCCGTCGGCCCCCGCCGACCACACCAGCGTGCCGTCTGGCTGATCGTGCATCGACAGATCCCGGACCGCGATCCGGGGCATGACCGGCGGGACCTCCCCGTCCCCGGTCAGCGGCAGCGTCCACAGCGCGGCGTGCCCGTCGTCCGTGGAGCCGGCGACGGCGAGCCGCGTGCCGTCCGGGGCGAACGCCAGCCCGGTGGTCTGCCGCAGCCGCGCGGGCTCGGCCCGCAGTAGCGTCTTGCCGGTGGCCACGTCGCGGACGGTGACGCGGCTGAGTCCGTCGCGGGCGCCGAACGCGACGCGCTCGCCGGTGGCGTCCAGGGCCGCCATGTCGACGCGCAGCCGGCGCCAGTGCTCCGCGTACCGGGCGGGCTCGGTCACCACGCAGATCGTTTCTCCTGTCCCGGAGTCGAGGACGACGACCCGGCCCAGGGTGTGCGAGGTCAGCGCGAGCCGTGAGCCGTCGGCGCTGAACGCGAGCCGCAGCCGGTCGCGGCCGTGCGGCGCGGCGGGCGGCAGCGGATGGTGCCAGCGGGTGCGGCCGGTGGTCACGTCGGTGAGGACGAGGCACGGCTCGTCCCCGAGCAGCGCGCGGGCCACGACATCGCCGCCCGGGGCGAAGAGGACATCGGCGAGGTAGGCGGCGCCCTCGACGGCGGGCAGCAGCGAGACGGCGGCGGGCGCGTCCGCGTCCGGCCAGCGGCACAGCACGTGCGGACGGTCGGCCGAGCCGCGGTCGAGCTTCGCGCAGAACGCCAGGGCGCGGGCGTCGTCGGAGATGGCGGCCACGGTCACCGACCAGTGGGAGCAGGGGAGTTCGCCGCTGGCGTCGCTGTCCCCGCCGCTGTCCCCGCCGCCGCTGTCCCCGTCGCCGACCAGGGTCGCGGGCAGACCGGTGAGCAGCACCTCCCCCGGGCAGTCCAGCGCGGGCGGCGGCGCGGCGTCGTCGGGCAGCGCCAGCCCGTCCAGGAACCAGGCGTCGATCTCCTCCTGCACGACGACCAGGGCCCGGCCGTCCGGCGTGAACGCGGCGAGCGCGCTCGCCGGGTCGGCCCACAGCGTCTGGCCCCGGCCGTTGAAGAGCACGGAGCCGAAGTCGGCGCCGATGAAGGCGAACGGGCCTGCCGCCGTCCAGATCGCCCGGGTGGTGACGGCGGCGGTGGGCGAGTCGGCGTCGAGGCCCTCGGTGAATCCGGTGGGCCGCAGGAACCCCCCCGGATTGACGGTGAGTTCACCGGCCTCCTCGCGCAGTGCGAACAGCCGCGCGGCCGGTCTGGCCGCCGTGGCCAGACCGGCCCCCTCGGGGGAGCCGCCGACCGCGCCACCCACCGCGAACAGGCCGCTGCCGTCCGGCGCGACGGCCAGCGCGCCCACCGAGGTGAGCCCGGTCTCGGCGGTGGCCAGCACGGCGCCGGTGGCCACGTCCCGCAGCACGACCCGCCCGGCCGGTCCCGCGTGCGCGAGCAGCCGCCCGCGCCAGTCGAGGGCCACCGGCCCGAAGGCGTCGCGCACTTCGGGCACGCGCAGCAGCATCCGGCCCGTCGCCGCGTCCAGTACGGCGACCAGGTCGGAGCTGCCGGTCCCCACGGCCAGCCGCTGTCCGTCCCCGGAGAACGCGAACCGCACGAGGTCGTCCCGGCTGAGACAGACATCCTTCTCCGGCGCCGGGCCGATCTCCCACAGCGGCTCGCCGGTCCGCGCCGACCAGGCGTGCCAGCGCCCCTCCACGGCCGTCACCACCGTCCGGCCGTCCGGGCTGACGTGCAGGTCGTACGCCTCGTCGTGGTACTCCCCGCCGCCGAGATACCACTGGAGCGGAGCGTCGCGGGTGGTGTCCCAGCGGACGATGTCGCCGCCGTTGTGGTGCCATTCGGCGGCGGCGGCCAGGGCCAGCCAGCGCAGGCCGGGCGGGGCGCCGACGGCGCTGGCGCCGTTGTAGAAGTACCCGTCCCGGCCGCCGTGGGCGCCGTCGATGCCACCGGCTCCGTCGGCGTCGGTGCCGCCCCGCGAGGCGAAGTACCCCGTGTCATGCAGAAGTTCGTCCAGCAGCTCGTTGACGAGCTCGTCCGCGAAGTCGACTTCGGCGGGCACCGGCACGGTCCCGGTCTCCACGTTGTCGAGCCGTCCGAGGCGGCGGGTACCGGCCAGGGCGTGGTAGGGGCGGATGTCACCGGCCACCCACTGGGCCCACCAGTGGTCGGGCATCGGTCGCTGGCCGCCCGGCCAGCACAGCACGCGGGAAGTGACGGCGGCGAGCCGCCGCTCGTCGAGCCGTTCGAGCAGGCCGCACAGCTCCCGCCAACCGGCTTCGCTGGGACGGGAGTCGAGGAGACGGAGCAGATCGGTGGTGGTCACGGGGCCGGTCCTTGCCTGTCATTCGAGGTGGTAAGCGCGTACCTCGGCAGTGGTGGCGACGACCAGCGCGCGGCCGTCGGGGGTGAGCGTCCAGGCCGTGGACCGGCCCAGCTCGGGGACGGAGAGCAGCCGTTCGCCGTCCTTGAGATCCCATACGGTCACGGTCCGCCCCGCGCGGACGGCGGCCCGTGGCCCGTCAGCGCCCCACACCGGCCGCACGATCTGCTGCCACGCCTCCCCCGGCAGCGCGGCCAGCGCCCGTCCCACCCGTTCCCCCGTCGCCAGGTCCACGATCACCCCGGCCGCGGCCCCCGCCACCGTGCCGACCGCCGCCAGCGACCGCCCCTCGGGGTCGAACACCAGCCCGGAGCACCAATCGAGCCCCGTCGCGTGGACCGCCATGCCCTCCGCCGCCATGCCCTCCGCCGCCATGCCCTCCGCCGCCATGCCCTCCGCCGCCGCGCCCTCCGCCGCCATGCCCTCCGCCGCGAAGCCGGTGCCGGTGCCCGTGCCCGTGCCACAGTCGGCGTCGGCGCCACTGCCGATGCCGAGGACCGCGACGCCGCCGTCCGGCGCCCGCTCCCAGGGGCGGCACAGCCGGAACGCCAGCCGGGAGCCGTCCGTGTCCACGGCGACGGTCTCGCTGCCGCCGACCCCCGGCGGCTCGGCCACCTGACGGCCGTCCGCCGCCGCCCAGGCGACGACGGTGCGGCTGCCCTGATCGCACCCCGCGATCGTGCGCCCGTCGCCGCTGACCGCGAGCCGGACGCCGCCGGGCTCGCCGTACCCCATGTACAGCGGGCGGTTGACGAGGCGGCGCCAACGTTCCCCGGCCTCCCAGTGCACGACCTCCCCGACGTGCTGCTCGTCGTTCCCACCGAGCGAGGCGGTCAGCGCGGCCCCGCCGCGGCTGAGCACCAGATCCCGCACGACGGCTCCCGGCGCCCGGCGCACCAGGGTCAGCCGCTCCGGCGGCCGACCGGAGCCGGGTTCGAGCACCAGCAACTCTCCGAAGCCGGGGAACCAGGGCGCGGCGGTGGCCACGGCCACCCGGGCCAGCCCGTCCGCCGCGGCGACGGCGCTCACCCGCTGCGCGGCGGCCGGGCGGCCGGGCAGCGGCCGGAGGATATCCAAGTCCCCGGGTTCACAGAGTTGCCGAACAACCATGACATGGACACTAGACCGCGCCACCGAGGGCATGGGGTGCCTTTCGCCAACTGCGACCGTGCCAGAAAGGGTGTTTCATCGCCCGTGGCCTGCTGTTCGGGCGCACGCCCGGTCAACGCGCGGGCGCGCGGTGGGGCGTGCGGTGGCACATTCGGCTGGAATTTCTCTTGCCAGTGTCAACTGCCGCTGTCCACTGAGGAGTTACCGTCGCTTGACCCGGTACCCGGCCGCTGCCACGCTCCCCCGAGGACCCGTTGCCTTGCCAGCCGGAGGAGGAGCGAAGTGGCTCTGCCGAAATACGAACAGATCGCCGCTGAGTTACGCGGCCAGATCGTGCGGGGGAAGTTGGCCGCGGGTGATCCGCTGCCGTCCGTTCCGGAGATCTCGGATCACTGGACTGTCGCGAAGGCAACGGCTGAACGAGCTATTGGCGTGCTGAAGGTCGAGGGCCTGGTCGACACCCGGCAGGATCGCGGGACGGTCGTCAGGAGCCGCACGCTGCTGGCCCGCACGGCGGGCGAGCGGTACCGGACGGCGCGCGAGACGGGCTTCGCGTACACCGCGGGCGAGCACGCCGACATACTGGCCGCCGAGGAGGTGCACGCCCCGGAGGACGTGGCCTCGGCGCTGGGCATCGCGCCCGGCGACCGCGTGGCGCGGCGGCACCGGCTGCGGTTCGACGACGACCGGCCGCGGTCGATGTCCTGCTCCTGGTTCCCGGTCGGCATCCTGGTGCACTGCCCGCGCCTGCTGGTGCTGGAACGGATTCGCGAAGGGACGACGCGCTACATCGAGTTGCAGACGGGAAGGAAGCCGCACACGGGCCGCGACACCTGGACGGCACGGCTGGCGACGGCGGAGGAACGGGAGTTGCTCCGGTTGGAAGAACCCGCGGCCGTGGCCGAAATACGTCACATCACGTTCGACGCGACCGGCGAACCGCTCACCTACGAGGTCGGGGTGAAGCCCGGCGGGGGCTGGACGCGGACCGAGGAGTACGCGATGTGACGCACGCGGCGCGCCCAGACGAGGCGCGCCGCACCAGCTCGGGTCGGGAACACGAGGCTCATGGACTCCCGCCCCGGGGTGGCCAGTTGGGCCAGCGGCATCCGCGTCATCGCCCGGCCCGTGCCCTTCATCGGCTGCCGCACGCTGGTGAGCGACGGGTCCGGATGCCGGGCCGGCGGGGAGCCGCCGAAGCCGACGAGCGCACGTCGTCCGGCACCGACCGGCGGTGCTCGCGCGGCGCGCGGCGCGCGCCGGTCGCCATCAGGTCCGAGGCACGGAACATCGCGTCAGCGCCGGGCACCGGGCCAACAGAGCGCCACGTATCCGCTCTCCTCGGTGAAGTCCCCGACCGCGACCAGCTTTTCGTCCGGCGCCCGGCGCCCGGCGCGCGGCGGTGCCCGTCCTGCCCGCACCGGCCGCGCCTCCCCGCGCCGGACGCGGACACGACCCAGCCGAACATCCCGGACGCGCTAGCCGAACGTCCCGGCCGGCGGCAGCGGAGAGGCGACGGCCGTGGCGTCGGTCACCACTGGGGCACCGGCCGTGAAGTCGACCAGGTCACGTCCGGTCAGCAGCCGCGCCGCGTGCGGGTCGCGGGCGAAGCGCCGGGTCAACTCGTCGGCGGGAAGCGCGCGG
Above is a window of Streptomyces sp. NBC_01803 DNA encoding:
- a CDS encoding GntR family transcriptional regulator, which produces MALPKYEQIAAELRGQIVRGKLAAGDPLPSVPEISDHWTVAKATAERAIGVLKVEGLVDTRQDRGTVVRSRTLLARTAGERYRTARETGFAYTAGEHADILAAEEVHAPEDVASALGIAPGDRVARRHRLRFDDDRPRSMSCSWFPVGILVHCPRLLVLERIREGTTRYIELQTGRKPHTGRDTWTARLATAEERELLRLEEPAAVAEIRHITFDATGEPLTYEVGVKPGGGWTRTEEYAM
- a CDS encoding WD40 repeat domain-containing protein; protein product: MTTTDLLRLLDSRPSEAGWRELCGLLERLDERRLAAVTSRVLCWPGGQRPMPDHWWAQWVAGDIRPYHALAGTRRLGRLDNVETGTVPVPAEVDFADELVNELLDELLHDTGYFASRGGTDADGAGGIDGAHGGRDGYFYNGASAVGAPPGLRWLALAAAAEWHHNGGDIVRWDTTRDAPLQWYLGGGEYHDEAYDLHVSPDGRTVVTAVEGRWHAWSARTGEPLWEIGPAPEKDVCLSRDDLVRFAFSGDGQRLAVGTGSSDLVAVLDAATGRMLLRVPEVRDAFGPVALDWRGRLLAHAGPAGRVVLRDVATGAVLATAETGLTSVGALAVAPDGSGLFAVGGAVGGSPEGAGLATAARPAARLFALREEAGELTVNPGGFLRPTGFTEGLDADSPTAAVTTRAIWTAAGPFAFIGADFGSVLFNGRGQTLWADPASALAAFTPDGRALVVVQEEIDAWFLDGLALPDDAAPPPALDCPGEVLLTGLPATLVGDGDSGGGDSGGDSDASGELPCSHWSVTVAAISDDARALAFCAKLDRGSADRPHVLCRWPDADAPAAVSLLPAVEGAAYLADVLFAPGGDVVARALLGDEPCLVLTDVTTGRTRWHHPLPPAAPHGRDRLRLAFSADGSRLALTSHTLGRVVVLDSGTGETICVVTEPARYAEHWRRLRVDMAALDATGERVAFGARDGLSRVTVRDVATGKTLLRAEPARLRQTTGLAFAPDGTRLAVAGSTDDGHAALWTLPLTGDGEVPPVMPRIAVRDLSMHDQPDGTLVWSAGADGPRAYFPGSHGWGAVWDAATGAILAHMPFGRADGGVALAPDGRALVTVTQYGARRWPL